In one window of Miscanthus floridulus cultivar M001 chromosome 12, ASM1932011v1, whole genome shotgun sequence DNA:
- the LOC136497251 gene encoding uncharacterized protein isoform X1 — translation MPPVRVCVQDQDEEYARNRERNVDDAIALLPRLATGIDMNPMFRRIDDFEFTAELAVFDRLDIPLYHGWIVDPKDTETATAIGSKSYNALVAGIAEFRSVVHEAHKGRGDREEAAELASALNQSKAESGLLLTYHIAILHPPNKHRKVRGMRVLLNCLTRSSKAVLPLMTRQRNISTARKHGHILKSYMKTNTNVTG, via the exons ATGCCACCGGTGCgcgtgtgtgtgcag GACCAGGACGAGGAATATGCTCGCAACCGGGAACGGAATGTCGATGATGCCATTGCTCTTCTCCCGCGCCTCGCGACAGGCATTGACATGAACCCAATGTTCAGAAG GATTGATGATTTTGAGTTCACTGCGGAGCTTGCTGTATTTGATCGTCTCGATATCCCACTATACCATGGATGGATAGTGGACCCTAAG GATACTGAAACTGCCACTGCTATTGGATCGAAGTCCTACAATGCTCTTGTTGCTGGAATTGCTGAATTCAGGTCAG TTGTACATGAAGCACATAAAGGGCGAGGTGACCGTGAGGAAGCAGCTGAACTTGCGAGTGCCCTCAATCAATCCAAAGCTGAAAGTGGATTACTTTTGACATATCACATAGCCATACTTCATCCACCAAACAAACACCGCAAAGTGAGGGGAATGCGGGTCTTGCTGAACTGTCTGACGCGATCGAGTAAAGCAGTCCTTCCGTTGATGACGAGGCAACGAAAT ATTTCCACAGCTAGAAAGCATGGCCACATACTCAAATCATATATGAAGACGAACACAAATGTGACAGGCTGA
- the LOC136497251 gene encoding uncharacterized protein isoform X2, which produces MNPMFRRIDDFEFTAELAVFDRLDIPLYHGWIVDPKDTETATAIGSKSYNALVAGIAEFRSVVHEAHKGRGDREEAAELASALNQSKAESGLLLTYHIAILHPPNKHRKVRGMRVLLNCLTRSSKAVLPLMTRQRNISTARKHGHILKSYMKTNTNVTG; this is translated from the exons ATGAACCCAATGTTCAGAAG GATTGATGATTTTGAGTTCACTGCGGAGCTTGCTGTATTTGATCGTCTCGATATCCCACTATACCATGGATGGATAGTGGACCCTAAG GATACTGAAACTGCCACTGCTATTGGATCGAAGTCCTACAATGCTCTTGTTGCTGGAATTGCTGAATTCAGGTCAG TTGTACATGAAGCACATAAAGGGCGAGGTGACCGTGAGGAAGCAGCTGAACTTGCGAGTGCCCTCAATCAATCCAAAGCTGAAAGTGGATTACTTTTGACATATCACATAGCCATACTTCATCCACCAAACAAACACCGCAAAGTGAGGGGAATGCGGGTCTTGCTGAACTGTCTGACGCGATCGAGTAAAGCAGTCCTTCCGTTGATGACGAGGCAACGAAAT ATTTCCACAGCTAGAAAGCATGGCCACATACTCAAATCATATATGAAGACGAACACAAATGTGACAGGCTGA
- the LOC136497251 gene encoding uncharacterized protein isoform X3: protein MPPVRVCVQDQDEEYARNRERNVDDAIALLPRLATGIDMNPMFRRIDDFEFTAELAVFDRLDIPLYHGWIVDPKDTETATAIGSKSYNALVAGIAEFSFKDSVSQCFLWEIIW from the exons ATGCCACCGGTGCgcgtgtgtgtgcag GACCAGGACGAGGAATATGCTCGCAACCGGGAACGGAATGTCGATGATGCCATTGCTCTTCTCCCGCGCCTCGCGACAGGCATTGACATGAACCCAATGTTCAGAAG GATTGATGATTTTGAGTTCACTGCGGAGCTTGCTGTATTTGATCGTCTCGATATCCCACTATACCATGGATGGATAGTGGACCCTAAG GATACTGAAACTGCCACTGCTATTGGATCGAAGTCCTACAATGCTCTTGTTGCTGGAATTGCTGAATTCAG CTTTAAAGATTCCGTCTCCCAGTGTTTCTTGTGGGAGATCATTTGGTGA